From Pristiophorus japonicus isolate sPriJap1 chromosome 1, sPriJap1.hap1, whole genome shotgun sequence, a single genomic window includes:
- the rnf139 gene encoding E3 ubiquitin-protein ligase RNF139, with amino-acid sequence MSSQWVSMGSHLRGVLDVALRVPCIFVIDAILNSYYDGDETLSAVARQVSQRLVGLLVSCVVLVLSQRALFRLYVFGCVVLLAATSVLVNYYTTLHIDFYNAYYSAVFGMQLLPRNGPTLWLALIAVQLTFGIGYATLLSIPSVFSALTMVNFLLPILGLALELPEDTQNLLVAFSGMYITAQTAFYITLNLKWFYYTIRYVYLLVRHMYRIYGLQVIVEDTWKRIRFPDVLRVFWLTRLMAQAIILVYVVKVTQSDSENKSYFISWSDSWEVLCNLIISGCDSTLTVLGMSAVISSLAHYLGLGILAFIGSTEEEDKRLGFVAPVLFFILALQTGLSGLEPEERLVRLSRNMCLLLTAILHFIHGMTDPVLMSLSASHVSSFRRHLPVLMVSISLFILPIVLSCTLWQVHTLNTWLFAVTAFCVELCLKVIVSLTVYTLFIIDGYYNVLWEKLDDYIYYVRSTGNVIEFIFGVIMFGNGAYTMMFESGSKIRACMMCLHAYFNIYLQAKNGWKTFINRRTAVKKINSLPEVKGNRLHDIGDVCAICYQEFTTSARITPCNHYFHALCLRKWLYIQDTCPMCHQGVYIEENLSESTVFVNNNGNVPQHQQVVEHLVVAAADVDNDLNEDNDSIEYDEEEWATQNGNVGVEDEYLDDDTDASDE; translated from the coding sequence gtCTATTAGTGTCATGTGTTGTCCTTGTCTTATCCCAAAGAGCACTCTTCAGACTGTACGTGTTTGGCTGTGTTGTTCTACTTGCTGCAACTTCTGTCCTAGTGAACTACTACACCACGCTCCACATAGACTTCTACAATGCATACTACTCTGCAGTGTTTGGGATGCAGTTATTACCACGCAATGGCCCAACATTATGGTTGGCCCTTATTGCAGTTCAGCTCACATTTGGTATTGGGTATGCAACATTACTCAGCATTCCATCAGTGTTTTCTGCATTGACCATGGTAAACTTCTTACTGCCTATACTAGGCCTGGCCTTGGAGTTACCAGAAGACACTCAGAATCTGTTAGTTGCCTTTTCAGGCATGTATATAACAGCACAGACTGCATTTTACATAACTCTGAATTTAAAATGGTTTTATTATACAATAAGATATGTTTATTTGCTGGTACGACACATGTATCGTATATATGGATTACAAGTTATTGTGGAGGACACTTGGAAGAGGATTCGTTTTCCTGATGTATTGAGGGTTTTCTGGTTGACTCGACTAATGGCACAGGCCATTATTTTAGTTTATGTTGTTAAAGTAACACAAAGTGATTCAGAGAACAAAAGCTATTTTATTTCCTGGAGTGACAGCTGGGAAGTGCTCTGCAATCTTATAATAAGTGGGTGTGATTCAACATTGACTGTCCTTGGAATGAGTGCAGTCATCTCATCATTAGCACACTACTTGGGacttggaatcttggccttcattgggtCTACTGAGGAGGAAGATAAACGCTTGGGGTTTGTCGCCCCagttttatttttcattttggcTCTGCAGACAGGTTTGAGTGGACTGGAGCCTGAAGAAAGACTAGTTCGCCTAAGTCGAAACATGTGCCTTCTGTTGACTGCAATCCTACATTTTATCCATGGAATGACAGACCCTGTGCTGATGTCACTTAGTGCCTCCCATGTTTCCTCATTCAGAAGACACTTGCCTGTTCTCATGGTTTCCATTAGCCTTTTCATTCTTCCAATTGTACTCAGCTGCACCTTGTGGCAGGTCCACACGTTGAACACTTGGCTGTTTGCTGTGACGGCATTCTGTGTTGAATTGTGCTTAAAAGTAATTGTTTCCCTCACTGTGTACACTCTGTTTATAATTGATGGATACTACAATGTGTTGTGGGAAAAACTAGATGATTACATTTACTATGTTCGTTCAACAGGCAATGTTATTGAGTTCATTTTTGGAGTGATAATGTTTGGAAATGGAGCATACACAATGATGTTTGAATCTGGTAGTAAAATTCGTGCCTGTATGATGTGCTTGCATGCTTACTTTAACATTTATTTGCAAGCTAAGAATGGATGGAAAACGTTTATAAACCGGAGGACTGCAGTTAAAAAAATTAACTCTCTGCCAGAAGTAAAAGGCAACAGGTTGCATGACATTGGTGATGTGTGTGCAATTTGCTACCAGGAGTTCACCACTTCAGCACGCATCACACCTTGCAATCATTATTTCCATGCTCTTTGCCTGCGGAAGTGGCTGTATATTCAGGATACATGTCCCATGTGCCACCAGGGAGTGTACATCGAGGAGAACCTAAGTGAAAGCACAGTATTTGTCAATAACAATGGAAAtgttccacaacaccaacaagtggTGGAACACTTGGTGGTGGCAGCTGCTGATGTCGACAATGATCTCAATGAAGACAATGATAGCATTGAGTATGATGAAGAAGAATGGGCAACTCAAAACGGCAATGTAGGAGTGGAGGATGAGTACCTCGATGATGACACAGATGCAAGTGATGAGTGA